From Alteribacter lacisalsi, a single genomic window includes:
- a CDS encoding aspartyl-phosphate phosphatase Spo0E family protein: MPNKYTECTSLLLEIETIRTLMMLSAKNKGLSHPQTVRYSQALDDLLNKYDESLKN, encoded by the coding sequence ATGCCCAATAAATACACTGAATGTACTAGTCTTTTATTGGAAATTGAAACCATTCGCACTCTCATGATGTTATCAGCAAAAAATAAAGGGCTATCACACCCGCAGACGGTTCGTTACAGCCAGGCTTTGGACGACCTCCTGAATAAGTACGATGAATCATTAAAAAACTAG